Part of the Cryptosporangium arvum DSM 44712 genome, GGCAGCGGCGGGACCAAGGGGGTCGGTGCGCTGTTCGGGACGATCAACGCGAGGCTCGCCGGGGCGGTCCGGGACGTCACCGAGAAGTTCGATCCGGACGTCGTGGTCACCGAGCCGCTGGCCGTGGCCGGGGCGATCGCGGCGGCCGGCCACGGGGTACCGGCGGTCCGGCACGAGACGAATCTGTTCGACGGGGCGGAGCTCGCCGCGGCCGCGGCCGGTCCGGCGCTGCGCCGGCTCGCGATCGACCGGCTGCCCGACCCGGCGGCCGTGATCCAGGTCCTGCCGCCGAGCGTGGTCGGGCCGCGCCCCGGGTGGCCGATGCGCTACGAACCGCCGGCGCCCGCGTCACTGCCGTCCTGGCTCACCGAGACGCCGGCGCTGCCGCGGATCCTGGTCAGCCGCAGCACGGTCGCAGGGCCCGGCAACGGGAACCTGATGAAGGCGCTGGTCGCGGTGGCCGGTTCGATCGACGCCGAGTTCGTGCTGGTCCGCCCGGAGCCGGACCTTCCGCCGGAGCTCCCCGACAACGTCCGCACGATCGGGTGGGTGTCGCTCGACGCGGTGCTGCCGACCTGTACCGGCCTGGTCCACCACGGCGGGGCCGGCACCGTGCAGGCCGCGCTCGCGGCCGGGGTACCGCAGCTGGTGGTGCCGGGCCCCGGCGACCGGCGGCACAACGCCGAGCTGGTCGCGGAGATCGGCGCCGGTCTCTGCGCCCCGCGCAACGGCCCCGCCGCCGAGCACCTGCAACGGCTCATCACCGACGACGAGCTGCGCCGGGTGAGCGTCCGGATCCAGGACGAGCTGGCCGCCCGCCCCTCCCCCGCGGAGATCGCGGACCGCGTCGCTACGTTGGCGAACTGACACTGCGGACGGTGGCGCGGGCACAGAGCGCCCGCGCCCCGGACGCTTCAATTCCGGTATGGCCGCGACGACGAGCACCACCCGCCCCCAGACCTCCGGGCTCGACCACCTGGAGCCCTACCTCCTCGCCCCCTCCTCGCTGACCCCGAGCGCGCTGCGCGAGCGGGCCGAGCTCATCACCGCCGAGATCGCCGCCGCCGGTGGCGCCGAGGCGATGCTGGCGGAGTCCGGCGGGGAGCCGGTGGCGCTGCGCGGCAACTTCCTCTACGACGCCTGGCTGGTGCGCTGGGCCCCGGGCGACGCGACCGACCTGCACGCCCACAGCATCGGCTTCCAGACCGTCACCGTGCTCGGCGGCCACCTGACCGAGACCGTCGCGACCGCCGACGGCCTCGACGAGGCCGAGCACCCGGTCGGCGGGCAGCTCGCCGCCCGTCCCGGCCACACCCACCGCCTGGTCGCGGGCGGGAGCGGCGCGGTCAGCCTGATGCTCTCGTCGCCGCCGCGCCCGGTGCCGGTGATCAAGGGCTGAACGTCACCCGCAGCAGTTTCTGGGCGCCGCTGAACTGCTGGTAGTACGTCACGTACTGCACCAGCCCGTCGCGCTCGGCGTACTCCGGGTGGGCGTAGGCGGCGTAGTTCGTGCCGTACTCGCCGGGGTCGGTGTCGGTCACCGTGAACGGATCCGACCACGGCCCGTAAGGGGCCCCGCCCACCTGCGCGCGCACCTCGTGCGAGCCGTACTCCATGTAGACGTTGACCCAGGCCTCGAGCGCCGGGTTCCAGAGCACGGTGTTGCCCGCCCCGCCGGCCCGGATCGTGGCCACCGCGTCGGCCGGGTCGGCCGACCACCAGCCGTCGCCGCCGTAGAACCGCCACGCCGACCGGTCGGCGATCTTCGCCAGCGGCACCTTCGCCACCCGGCACCGGACGTCGTCGGTCCGGCAGTCGCCGTAGACGTAGACGTCGTCGCCGGCCACCACCGCGGCCGACGCGTACCGGGTGTCCGGGCCGAAGAACAGCGTCGGGTCGCGACCTTCGATGCTGCTCAGCGGTTCGACGTTCCCGGCGGTCAACCGGGTGACCCGGTACGTGCGCATGTCGACGGCGGCCACGCCGGAGCCGATGTCCTGGCCGTACCTCTGCGAGCACGGCGCCTTCGCCGCGCCACCCCGGCAGAGCTTGTGGTAGAGCACGATCACCCGGTGCCGTTGCGGGTCGGCGATCACCGGGCCGGGCCAGAGCGCGAACGTCACGCCGCAGTACCTCACCACGCAGTTCTTCGCGTGGGCGCGCTCGAAGGTGCGCTCGGCGTCGGCCCAGGGCAGGAACTCGTCGTGCAGATCACCGGCGGTGCCGCCCACGTCGGCCGCGGTGAGCGTGATCCCGTCGCCCCCGGTCAGGTCCACGGTGGACGCCGCGGTGTTCGAGAGGAACGCGTCGGGCTTCGTCAGCTCGGTGTCGGCGAACACCCAGACCGACCGGTCTCCGTACCGGGTGCTCTGCCCGTTGTCGCGGCCGGTGACCCGGCCCTGCTGGTGCACCGGGTCGAGCCGGTCGACGCGGGCCACGCCGGGCCGGTCGGGGATCACGTCGCTCATCGGCGGCGCGGGCTCGCGGGTCGGTGCCGCGTGCACCGGCGCCGGCCGGGACGGCGAGGGCGGGGGCGCCGCGGGTTGCTGCGCGTCCCCGGCATCGATCACGAACCCGGCCGCGACCAGCGTGACCAGGTAGGCCAGCAGCGCCGTAACGATCGGCCGGCGTAGCGGGCGGCGCGTGCGGCCACCGTTCGGGGGCGCCTCGGCCGCCTCCGCGTCCGGGAAGGCAGCGGTCGGCACGGCTGCTTCCTCCCGGCGGAACGAGCGACGCTGACACTGGCTGGTGGTAACTACTGGGTGGTAGAGCTGACACTTCCATAGAAAAAACCACGCGTGGGCGAGTCAGGAGAGTCAACGTGTGATCTGTGGTACCCCGCGGTTCCAGAGCCAATCGCGACCGCCCGGTCCTCAGAGGACCGGGCTGCGCACTGTTTCAGTTCACTTTTGTCAACTGGATCGGTAATGCCCCCGAGCCAGCAGCCGGCCGCCGTCGTACAGCTCCACGTCCGTGCCGCGCCCGACGATCCGCAGCGCGGCGTCGACGAGCACCGGGGACCGGGATCGGACCGACCAGTGGGTGATCGACAGGTCCGGGCGAGCCGCGCGGAGCGCGTCGAGCAGCAGGATGCGCACCAGCGGACCGTGCACCAGCAGGCCGGGCAGCCGCTCCACCTCGACAGCCCAGTCCCGGTCGTAGTGCACGCGGTGGGTGTTGAACGTGATCGCGGAGAACCGGAACAACTGCCTGATGTCGACGCTCAGCGCGGCGGCCCAGTCCCCGGCCGGAGCCTCGCCGGTGACCGGAGCAGCCGCGGCGGCCGCGCCCCCCGCGGTCAGGAACACGTCGTGCCAGACGCTGCGCACCGCCACGGTCCCGCCCACCACGAACTCGCGGGTGATGTCGGCGAACAGCAGCGGGCCCGACCGCCCTTCCTTCCGCACCACCGAGGTCAGCGACGACCGCTGCTCGACCTGATCGCCCCAGCGCAGCGGGTGGAGGAACTCGGTGTCCTCGCCCGCGTACATCCGGCGGGGCGGCGCGTCCGGCGGGGTCAGGCCGTCGCCGGCCGGGCTCCCGTCGGCACGCAGCCCGGCGAGCGG contains:
- a CDS encoding nucleotide disphospho-sugar-binding domain-containing protein; the protein is MRVLVVSAPLSGHVLPLLPLARALAGADHDVLFATAADAASAVRKLDLPVEDVAPDFDFAAIARGVALRHPLTARAELAGSGGTKGVGALFGTINARLAGAVRDVTEKFDPDVVVTEPLAVAGAIAAAGHGVPAVRHETNLFDGAELAAAAAGPALRRLAIDRLPDPAAVIQVLPPSVVGPRPGWPMRYEPPAPASLPSWLTETPALPRILVSRSTVAGPGNGNLMKALVAVAGSIDAEFVLVRPEPDLPPELPDNVRTIGWVSLDAVLPTCTGLVHHGGAGTVQAALAAGVPQLVVPGPGDRRHNAELVAEIGAGLCAPRNGPAAEHLQRLITDDELRRVSVRIQDELAARPSPAEIADRVATLAN
- a CDS encoding DUF4185 domain-containing protein — encoded protein: MPTAAFPDAEAAEAPPNGGRTRRPLRRPIVTALLAYLVTLVAAGFVIDAGDAQQPAAPPPSPSRPAPVHAAPTREPAPPMSDVIPDRPGVARVDRLDPVHQQGRVTGRDNGQSTRYGDRSVWVFADTELTKPDAFLSNTAASTVDLTGGDGITLTAADVGGTAGDLHDEFLPWADAERTFERAHAKNCVVRYCGVTFALWPGPVIADPQRHRVIVLYHKLCRGGAAKAPCSQRYGQDIGSGVAAVDMRTYRVTRLTAGNVEPLSSIEGRDPTLFFGPDTRYASAAVVAGDDVYVYGDCRTDDVRCRVAKVPLAKIADRSAWRFYGGDGWWSADPADAVATIRAGGAGNTVLWNPALEAWVNVYMEYGSHEVRAQVGGAPYGPWSDPFTVTDTDPGEYGTNYAAYAHPEYAERDGLVQYVTYYQQFSGAQKLLRVTFSP